A region from the Spirochaeta thermophila DSM 6192 genome encodes:
- a CDS encoding toxin TcdB middle/N-terminal domain-containing protein, translating into MGRGCEELSEEMYEQLSDEQKGWYEEEGGRYVLKEGVGEEEYEAVVAALGSVGWEEEGVVVKCGDEWRVVKVDAGEKEEFLRYVEEEVGSGGREWFEEADEGWVYVRRGLGGEERALLERVVRMYLLERRSEYYERVKEEGVWKVRAGEEEAAAKWLKGLGVVAWKEGSGEVRYYADGEWEVGEEVVGREDEDWGWCEGMWGGVRRGLVVEVPVWKGGWREVEERVVHLFSDEDLSEEDVFGVGGGGEEVAAYEGEVFRGGKYGWTYGIWNGFYEFDASKVSREALESQGQSGGEALPYIVTMDPNREGDEVRLKYFGKTEGGDVEEVEEEAKWVGPVSMREGAEFVEEDGQKKMRKVVYTYASYLGEGGVVRLVRHGGDAYEVTRGGGGGGFPPLAVSATGGQKTYVNGVSMQEGWGKQERVVMDVNGDRYPDHLTVREDGEVEVVWGTGSGFGMKEVIGRVGLVEGEGTVGWHRNRGWSAPIGGMSWGGGERTVPSIFLAVDSRGIVRKVVPKVEDAGGGISVQLSVGVSDEEAGLVDLTGDGLPDWVGEGGEGYRVRVGEGYGWGEEETWEGGTKESEKGIFGRGLEEVVGVEGGLGSSVSATVGGAVGLSYTYGIYSVSGTVSISGTQHRSEEGLYDLTGDGLPDLVRKEAGSDRFLVWVNLGDRFAEEPVALTVPGSWADPLSGVLESAAEAVVSCFEDETIRGAIESTIGDALDAAFTWAADVIGAVNPFVVQDALTERKGYTLSVGVEGSVGADLFVAEVTVSLGLDGNLGSDGVSVEMVDIDGDGAVDHVLKVPGQPLEVRRNLCGKVGLLTEVRYPYGGAVRFEWGKVGGTVEMPQQEWQVVAVEYDAGESGAVRGERTYREEYRYRGGRYDRVERLFYGFREVEVRRPDGRREVRKYRNDDYYLRGMVEEVVVYDADGHVLEEAEYLVKKERLWGKRYVVYVEEERHWSYEGGEAVERVVRYEYDEWGNIERYEEEWGGGKKVAELTYAEIGGGRYLRAHPERIEVYDERGELLWLREGSYDEHGSLIEVRAYVRGGEWRTWRMAYDERGNLERKEYPDGSYVRYEYDEEAGQYPVVIYEGSREGGEYESRIEWDLWWGVRVREEDPSGAWVRYRYDGRGRLVAVDTPYDEGAVRIEYHSGDEPWYAVTRQKVYMGGGDEEVVTVRWVDGLGRELYVAVSGERWTGGGKEAGWRVSGVEEWDEVWRPVARGQTVWRAGEGIPTWEDVSACGLEAPVRYTYDAKDRVVAVRYADGAEERRTYAMEGGLVVEERVDAEGRVERWYRDAAGLVRKVEKRGPEGEVGLIYEWDRMGRLTKVVDLEGNEVLFRRYNLLGEVEEEGRPESGVVRYWYDLGGHLVAKSDSELGAKGKRIEYAYDGWGRLVKEVYPEGEEVTYRYALPWEEDAGRLVGVESPWVKKGRTYGPMGEVEEERIVVKRPGAEWGEEEVGGTYRYRYTYLGQVASLTYPDGEEVTYRYDRGGKVERVEGRYGEYTYRYVDEVGYDGRGRKVYERYGNGVEEEWVYDDARGWPVGVEAEVMRDSGVQVVRDLAWEWDRSGDLVRLEEEGWWGQVVHEWGYDAYDRLVRAEGMYEVREGGSEAKEGGRYEQEWVFDRLGRLEEKRSRAVDERGREEGKHTYVRRYEWEAGAPYRVSRVGEMWYGYDRSGRLVAEGRGERPVVEAGEVAIEEVGEG; encoded by the coding sequence ATGGGGAGGGGGTGTGAGGAGCTTTCGGAGGAGATGTATGAGCAGCTGAGTGATGAGCAGAAGGGGTGGTATGAGGAGGAAGGGGGGAGGTATGTGCTGAAGGAGGGGGTGGGGGAGGAGGAGTATGAGGCGGTGGTAGCGGCATTAGGGAGTGTGGGATGGGAGGAGGAGGGGGTGGTGGTGAAGTGTGGTGATGAGTGGCGGGTGGTGAAAGTGGATGCGGGGGAGAAGGAGGAGTTTTTGAGGTACGTAGAGGAGGAGGTGGGGAGTGGGGGACGGGAGTGGTTTGAGGAAGCGGACGAGGGGTGGGTGTATGTGAGGCGCGGGCTTGGGGGAGAGGAGCGGGCGCTGCTTGAGCGGGTGGTGAGGATGTACCTGCTTGAGCGGCGGAGTGAGTACTATGAGCGGGTGAAGGAGGAGGGGGTGTGGAAGGTGAGGGCAGGGGAGGAAGAGGCGGCGGCGAAGTGGCTTAAGGGGCTGGGGGTGGTGGCATGGAAGGAAGGGAGTGGGGAGGTGAGGTACTATGCGGATGGGGAGTGGGAGGTAGGGGAGGAGGTAGTGGGGAGGGAGGATGAGGATTGGGGGTGGTGTGAGGGGATGTGGGGAGGGGTGAGGAGGGGGCTGGTCGTTGAGGTACCTGTGTGGAAGGGAGGGTGGAGGGAGGTAGAGGAGCGGGTAGTGCACCTTTTTAGCGATGAGGATCTTAGCGAGGAAGATGTGTTTGGTGTGGGGGGAGGGGGAGAGGAAGTGGCGGCATACGAGGGTGAGGTATTTCGAGGGGGGAAGTATGGGTGGACGTATGGGATCTGGAACGGGTTTTATGAGTTTGATGCGAGCAAAGTGAGCAGGGAAGCGCTTGAGTCCCAGGGGCAGAGTGGGGGTGAAGCACTTCCGTACATAGTGACGATGGATCCGAACAGGGAAGGTGATGAGGTACGCCTTAAGTATTTTGGGAAGACGGAGGGGGGAGATGTGGAGGAAGTAGAGGAGGAAGCGAAGTGGGTGGGGCCGGTGAGTATGAGGGAGGGGGCTGAGTTTGTGGAGGAAGACGGACAGAAGAAGATGAGGAAAGTGGTGTACACGTACGCGAGCTACCTGGGGGAGGGGGGAGTGGTGCGGCTTGTGAGGCATGGGGGTGATGCGTATGAGGTGACGAGGGGAGGGGGTGGTGGAGGGTTTCCGCCGCTTGCGGTGAGTGCGACGGGGGGGCAGAAGACGTACGTGAACGGGGTGAGCATGCAGGAGGGGTGGGGGAAGCAGGAGCGGGTGGTGATGGACGTGAACGGGGATCGGTATCCGGACCATCTTACGGTGAGGGAGGATGGGGAGGTAGAGGTGGTGTGGGGGACGGGGAGTGGGTTTGGGATGAAGGAGGTGATAGGGAGGGTGGGGCTGGTGGAAGGGGAGGGGACAGTGGGGTGGCATCGGAATCGTGGGTGGAGTGCGCCGATTGGAGGGATGAGTTGGGGGGGAGGGGAGCGCACGGTACCCTCGATCTTTCTTGCCGTGGACTCGAGGGGGATTGTGCGGAAGGTGGTTCCGAAGGTGGAGGATGCGGGAGGTGGTATTTCGGTGCAGCTGAGTGTGGGGGTGAGTGACGAGGAGGCGGGGCTTGTCGATCTTACAGGCGATGGGCTTCCTGACTGGGTGGGGGAGGGAGGGGAAGGGTATCGGGTACGGGTGGGGGAGGGGTATGGGTGGGGAGAGGAAGAGACGTGGGAGGGAGGCACGAAGGAGAGTGAGAAGGGGATATTCGGGAGAGGATTGGAGGAAGTGGTAGGTGTCGAGGGGGGGTTGGGGAGCAGTGTGAGTGCCACGGTAGGGGGTGCGGTGGGGCTGAGCTATACCTACGGGATCTACAGTGTGAGTGGGACGGTCTCGATAAGCGGTACCCAGCACCGGAGTGAGGAAGGGCTCTACGACCTTACGGGGGACGGCCTTCCCGATCTGGTGAGGAAGGAGGCGGGGAGCGATCGGTTTCTCGTGTGGGTGAACCTTGGGGACCGGTTTGCGGAGGAACCTGTCGCCCTTACGGTGCCGGGGAGCTGGGCGGACCCTCTGAGCGGAGTACTGGAGAGTGCCGCCGAGGCGGTGGTCTCGTGCTTTGAGGATGAGACGATTCGAGGTGCGATAGAGAGCACCATAGGGGATGCGCTTGATGCGGCGTTCACCTGGGCTGCTGATGTGATTGGTGCGGTGAACCCCTTTGTGGTGCAGGATGCGCTCACGGAGCGCAAAGGGTACACGCTGAGTGTAGGGGTGGAAGGTTCGGTGGGTGCCGACCTCTTTGTGGCGGAGGTCACCGTGAGCCTTGGGCTTGACGGGAATCTGGGGAGTGACGGGGTGAGCGTGGAGATGGTGGACATAGACGGGGACGGGGCGGTTGACCACGTGCTTAAGGTCCCTGGGCAGCCGCTTGAGGTGAGGCGGAACCTGTGTGGGAAGGTGGGGTTGCTTACGGAGGTGAGGTATCCGTACGGGGGGGCGGTGCGGTTTGAGTGGGGCAAGGTAGGGGGAACGGTGGAGATGCCGCAGCAGGAGTGGCAGGTGGTGGCGGTGGAGTACGATGCGGGGGAGAGTGGTGCGGTACGAGGTGAGCGGACGTACCGGGAGGAATACCGGTACCGAGGGGGGCGGTACGACCGGGTGGAGCGGCTGTTCTACGGGTTCAGGGAAGTGGAAGTGAGGCGACCTGACGGGCGTCGTGAGGTGAGGAAGTACCGGAACGACGACTACTATCTGCGGGGCATGGTGGAGGAGGTGGTGGTGTATGACGCGGATGGGCACGTGCTGGAGGAGGCGGAGTACCTTGTGAAGAAGGAGCGGCTATGGGGGAAGCGGTACGTTGTGTACGTGGAGGAGGAGCGTCACTGGTCGTACGAGGGAGGGGAAGCGGTGGAGCGGGTGGTGAGGTACGAGTACGACGAGTGGGGGAACATTGAGCGGTACGAAGAGGAGTGGGGCGGGGGGAAGAAGGTAGCGGAGCTTACGTATGCGGAGATAGGAGGGGGGCGGTACCTGCGCGCGCACCCTGAGCGGATCGAGGTGTACGACGAGAGGGGTGAGCTGTTGTGGCTGAGGGAAGGGAGCTACGACGAGCATGGATCGCTCATTGAGGTGAGAGCCTATGTGAGAGGAGGGGAGTGGCGGACGTGGCGGATGGCGTACGACGAGCGGGGCAACCTTGAGAGGAAGGAGTATCCCGACGGGAGCTACGTGAGGTACGAGTACGACGAAGAGGCGGGGCAGTATCCGGTGGTGATCTATGAGGGGAGCAGGGAGGGTGGGGAGTACGAGAGCAGGATCGAGTGGGACCTGTGGTGGGGGGTGAGGGTGAGGGAAGAGGATCCGAGTGGAGCGTGGGTGAGGTATCGGTATGACGGGCGCGGGAGGCTGGTGGCGGTGGACACCCCGTACGATGAGGGAGCGGTACGGATCGAGTACCACAGTGGGGATGAGCCGTGGTATGCGGTGACCCGGCAGAAGGTGTACATGGGAGGGGGGGATGAGGAAGTGGTGACCGTGCGGTGGGTGGACGGGCTGGGGAGGGAGCTGTACGTCGCGGTGAGTGGGGAGCGGTGGACGGGAGGGGGGAAGGAAGCCGGGTGGCGGGTGAGCGGGGTGGAGGAGTGGGACGAGGTGTGGCGGCCTGTGGCGCGAGGCCAGACCGTGTGGCGTGCCGGTGAAGGGATACCCACGTGGGAGGACGTGTCGGCCTGTGGGCTGGAGGCACCGGTACGGTACACGTACGACGCGAAGGATCGGGTGGTAGCGGTACGCTATGCGGACGGGGCCGAGGAGCGGCGGACGTACGCGATGGAGGGCGGGCTGGTGGTGGAGGAGCGGGTGGATGCAGAAGGCCGGGTGGAGCGGTGGTACCGTGATGCAGCCGGGCTGGTGAGGAAGGTGGAGAAACGCGGACCGGAGGGCGAGGTAGGCCTCATCTACGAGTGGGACCGGATGGGGCGGCTCACGAAGGTCGTTGACCTTGAAGGGAACGAGGTGCTTTTCAGGCGGTACAACCTGTTGGGTGAGGTAGAAGAAGAGGGGCGGCCTGAGAGCGGGGTGGTGAGGTACTGGTACGACCTGGGGGGCCATCTGGTGGCGAAGAGCGACAGCGAGCTGGGGGCGAAGGGGAAGCGGATCGAGTACGCGTACGACGGGTGGGGGCGGCTGGTGAAGGAGGTGTATCCTGAAGGCGAAGAAGTGACGTATCGGTACGCGCTTCCCTGGGAAGAGGATGCGGGGCGGCTTGTGGGAGTGGAGAGCCCGTGGGTGAAGAAGGGGAGGACGTATGGGCCCATGGGCGAAGTGGAAGAGGAGCGGATAGTGGTGAAGCGCCCTGGGGCGGAGTGGGGAGAGGAAGAAGTAGGAGGGACGTACCGGTACCGGTACACGTACCTTGGGCAGGTGGCCTCGCTCACGTATCCCGACGGAGAAGAAGTGACGTACCGGTACGACCGGGGGGGCAAAGTGGAGCGGGTGGAAGGCCGGTATGGGGAGTACACGTACCGGTACGTGGATGAAGTGGGGTATGACGGGCGGGGGAGGAAGGTGTACGAGCGGTACGGGAACGGGGTGGAGGAGGAGTGGGTGTACGACGATGCGCGAGGGTGGCCGGTGGGTGTGGAGGCCGAGGTGATGAGGGACAGTGGCGTGCAGGTGGTGAGGGACCTTGCGTGGGAGTGGGACAGGAGCGGAGACCTGGTGAGGCTCGAGGAAGAGGGGTGGTGGGGGCAGGTGGTGCACGAGTGGGGCTATGACGCGTACGACCGGCTGGTGAGGGCTGAAGGGATGTATGAGGTGAGGGAAGGGGGGAGTGAGGCGAAGGAAGGGGGGAGGTACGAGCAGGAGTGGGTGTTTGACAGGCTGGGGCGGCTTGAGGAGAAGCGGAGCAGGGCGGTGGATGAGAGGGGGAGGGAAGAGGGGAAGCACACGTATGTGAGGCGGTACGAGTGGGAGGCGGGTGCGCCGTACCG